In the genome of Limanda limanda chromosome 15, fLimLim1.1, whole genome shotgun sequence, one region contains:
- the fhip2a gene encoding protein FAM160B1, whose protein sequence is MFSKFTSILQHAVEALAPSLPLQEDFVYHWKAITHYYIETSDDKAPVTDTNIPSHLEQMLDILTQEEGERESGETGPCMEYLLHHKILETLYTLGKADCPPGMKQQVLTFYTKLLAHIRQPLLPHINVHRPVQKLVRLCGDVLAAPTENEEIQFLCIVCAKLKQDPYLVNFFLENKSKKPELRSPGRAESVKAPDTGQSLTGEQAGGPEEPQAAAAASTASPTSNNNNNSNNYNLVTSLLNLTKSPDGRIVVKACEGLMLLVSLPEPAAAKCIIENTELCELLTDRLVSFYKALPQSLDPLDIETVEAVNWGLDVYNLKEDAAVFTGKRALISFLSWLDYFDQLIKEANKLAATVMAKAVRERFFVSVMEPQLMQTSEVGILTSTALLNRIIRQVTSEALLQEMVYFLLGEDKDAETPATVAQTPLRHRLIEHCDHLSDEISIMTLRLFEHLIQKPNEHILHSLVLRSLGERNYLENKPQEEREPLENGQPHDAVDLEEDPLFGDDLSPDSRLSGSDWLSSSPPQSPDHLKSDGKTEVHKIVNSFLCLVPDEAKSSNHVEGTGYDTYLRDAHRQFRDFCGVCQRWDWRGNPKPFEKCNLDNPFFEGHFLKVLFDRMGRILDQPYDVNLQVTAVLSKLSLLPHPHLHEYLLDPYISLAPGCRSLFSVIVRVVGDLMSRIHRIPDFTPKLLLVRKRLLGLEPEGINIDHMTLLEGVIVLEEFCKELAAIAFVKYHAAAASSP, encoded by the exons ATGTTCTCCAAATTCACCTCGATCCTCCAGCATGCGGTGGAAGCG CTTGCCCCATCGCTGCCCTTGCAGGAGGATTTTGTCTATCACTGGAAGGCCATTACACATTATTACATCGAGACTTCAG ATGACAAAGCTCCAGTCACAGACACCAACATCCCATCCCACCTGGAACAGATGCTGGACATCCTGACCcaggaggaaggggagagggAGTCTGGAGAGACGGGGCCGTGCATGGAGTATCTCCTGCACCACAAGATCCTGGAGACTCTCTACACCTTGGGCAAGGCCGAT TGTCCTCCAGGAATGAAGCAGCAGGTGCTAACCTTCTACACAAAGCTGCTAGCCCACATCCGTCAGCCTCTCCTGCCACATATCAACGTTCACAGACCTGTACAG AAACTAGTCCGTCTGTGTGGGGACGTGCTCGCTGCTCCAACCGAAAATGAAGAGATCCAGTTCCTTTGTATAGTTTGTGCCAAACTGAAACAGGACCCGTATCTTGTGAACTTCTTCCTTGAG AATAAGTCAAAGAAACCTGAGTTGAGGAGTCCTGGAAGAGCCGAGTCTGTGAAGGCTCCAGACACTGGTCAGTCTCTCACAGGGGAACAGGCGGGGGGGCCAGAGGAgccacaggctgctgctgccgcctccACCGCAAGTCCaaccagcaacaacaacaacaacagtaacAATTACAATCTGGTCACCTCCCTCCTCAACCTCACTAAAAGCCCT GATGGCAGGATAGTGGTGAAGGCGTGTGAAGGCCTAATGCTGCTGGTCAGTTTACCAGAGCCTGCTGCTGCCAAGTGTATCATAGAAAACACGGAGCTCTGTGAGCTTCTGACTGACCGGCTGGTCTCCTTCTACAAAGCCCTGCCACAGTCCCTGGACCCCCTGGACATTGAGACAGTGGAGGCAGTCAACTGGGG tcTGGATGTGTACAACCTGAAGGAGGATGCTGCTGTGTTCACAGGGAAGAGGGCTCTCATCAGCTTCCTGTCCTGGCTAGATTACTTTGACCAGCTTATCAAGGAGGCTAACAAG TTGGCTGCTACAGTGATGGCAAAAGCAGTCAGGGAAAGattctttgtgtctgtgatggaaCCACAGCTCATGCAGAC GTCTGAGGTTGGAATCCTGACGTCCACCGCCCTGCTGAACAGGATCATCAGGCAGGTGACCTCGGAGGCTCTGCTGCAGGAGATGGTTTACTTCCTGCTGGGAGAGGACAAAGATGCAGAGACTCCAGCGACCGTCGCCCAGACTCCTCTCAGACACAGACTCATTGAGCACTGTGACCACCTGTCCGACGAG ATCAGCATCATGACGCTGCGGCTGTTCGAGCATCTCATTCAGAAACCCAACGAGCACATCCTGCACAGCTTGGTGCTGCGGAGCCTGGGGGAGAGGAACTACCTGGAGAACAAACCGCAGGAGGAGCGGGAGCCGCTGGAGAACGGGCAGCCCCACGACGCCGT AGACCTCGAGGAGGATCCACTGTTCGGTGATGACCTGTCTCCAGACAGCAGGCTGTCTGGTTCTGATTGGCTCAGCTCCTCTCCACCGCAGAGTCCCGACCACCTCAAGTCCGACGGGAAGACGGAGGTCCACAAGATAGTCAACAG TTTCTTGTGCCTGGTGCCTGATGAGGCCAAGTCATCGAATCACGTTGAAGGAACAGGCTATGACACCTACCTCAGAGACgctcacagacag TTCAGGGACTTCTGTGGGGTGTGCCAGCGGTGGGACTGGAGGGGGAATCCTAAACCTTTCGAGAAGTGTAACCTGGACAACCCGTTCTTTGAGGGACACTTCCTCAAGGTTCTCTTCGACCGGATGGGTCGCATCTTAGATCAG CCGTACGACGTGAACCTGCAGGTGACCGCCGTGCTGTCCAAGCTGTCTTTGCTGccacacccccacctccacgAGTACCTGCTGGACCCTTATATCAGCCTGGCCCCGGGCTGCAGGTCTCTGTTCTCCGTCATCGTCAGG GTGGTGGGAGATCTCATGTCGAGGATCCATCGCATCCCAGACTTCACCCCCAAGCTGCTGCTCGTGAGGAAGAGGTTATTAGGTCTGGAGCCCGAGGGCATCAA TATCGACCACATGACTCTCCTGGAGGGCGTGATCGTGCTGGAGGAGTTCTGCAAAGAGCTGGCGGCCATCGCCTTCGTCAAATACCACGCAGCTGCCGCCTCCTCGCCGTAa